One genomic window of Sphingobacterium oryzagri includes the following:
- a CDS encoding KUP/HAK/KT family potassium transporter yields the protein MGIGKHQATKITAGSLLVALGIIYGDIGTSPLYTFKAIIGNRPISEILVLGGVSCVFWTLMLQTTIKYVWLTLKADNDGEGGIFSLYSLVRRYGKKMIIPTMLGAAALLADGIITPAVSVTSAVEGLEMIAILDGHLSVVPIVIAIISLVFFLQRFGTQTVGKAFGPIMAIWFSVLLFLGFQEIIIYPEVFKALNPYYAYALLTQYPHGFWLLGAVFLCTTGAEALYSDLGHCGRGNIRITWGFVKTCLVVNYLGQAAWLLHQGETYLDGKNPFFEMMPSWFLLPGILIATFAAIVASQALISGSFTLINEAINLNFWQRVTVKQPSDTKGQIYIPSVNNMLWIGCTLVILYFQTSSKMEAAYGLAITLAMMTTTMLLSYFLLYKLKWNKTLVFLLLLTFAVIELSFFVANIVKFQEGGYITVIVGGLFFAVMYISFYGRKINNRYTNFVDLGRHAARITQLSDDASVPKMVTHLIYLSKADNRGQIEERIIESIFSKRPKRADVYWFFHINRANTPYTLDYDVTELVDDKVIKNRAEYRLQDTAKDGTLFPDHHR from the coding sequence ATGGGAATAGGAAAACATCAGGCTACGAAAATAACGGCGGGATCGCTGCTCGTTGCGTTGGGGATAATCTATGGCGATATCGGTACAAGTCCGCTTTATACGTTCAAGGCCATTATCGGTAACCGGCCGATCAGTGAAATACTGGTGCTTGGTGGCGTCTCCTGTGTGTTTTGGACATTGATGCTGCAAACGACCATAAAATATGTTTGGCTTACGTTAAAAGCCGATAATGATGGCGAAGGCGGAATATTTTCGCTTTACTCACTTGTTCGTCGCTACGGCAAAAAGATGATTATCCCGACCATGCTTGGTGCGGCAGCCTTGCTGGCAGACGGAATCATTACGCCTGCTGTGTCGGTTACTTCGGCCGTCGAAGGTTTAGAAATGATCGCTATACTTGATGGTCATCTTTCGGTCGTTCCGATTGTGATCGCGATCATATCGTTGGTATTCTTCTTACAGCGTTTCGGCACGCAAACTGTTGGAAAGGCATTTGGTCCTATCATGGCCATATGGTTTTCCGTCCTGCTTTTTTTAGGTTTTCAGGAAATTATAATCTATCCGGAAGTTTTCAAAGCGCTTAATCCATATTATGCTTATGCACTATTAACACAGTATCCACACGGTTTTTGGCTGTTGGGTGCTGTTTTTTTGTGTACTACCGGTGCCGAGGCATTATATTCCGATCTGGGGCATTGCGGTCGGGGTAATATCCGTATTACCTGGGGATTTGTGAAAACCTGTCTGGTGGTCAATTATCTCGGTCAGGCGGCCTGGTTGCTTCATCAGGGAGAAACTTACCTCGATGGTAAAAATCCATTCTTTGAAATGATGCCGTCTTGGTTTCTGCTACCCGGAATTTTGATAGCTACGTTTGCCGCCATTGTCGCTTCTCAAGCACTGATCAGCGGTTCGTTTACGTTGATTAATGAGGCGATCAATCTTAATTTCTGGCAACGGGTTACCGTTAAGCAACCAAGTGATACGAAGGGACAGATCTATATCCCGAGTGTAAACAATATGCTCTGGATCGGCTGTACATTGGTGATCCTTTACTTTCAGACGTCGTCTAAAATGGAGGCGGCTTATGGACTTGCCATCACGCTGGCAATGATGACGACAACCATGCTTTTGTCTTATTTTCTTTTGTATAAGCTTAAATGGAATAAGACCCTGGTCTTTCTGCTGCTACTCACCTTTGCCGTAATCGAATTATCGTTTTTCGTGGCCAATATTGTGAAGTTTCAGGAAGGTGGGTATATAACGGTGATTGTCGGCGGGCTATTCTTCGCGGTGATGTACATTAGTTTTTACGGTCGAAAAATAAACAACCGTTATACCAACTTTGTGGACTTAGGCAGGCATGCAGCCCGTATAACGCAGCTGAGCGACGACGCTTCGGTTCCCAAAATGGTAACCCACCTTATTTATCTCAGCAAGGCGGATAACCGCGGGCAGATTGAAGAGCGTATCATTGAATCTATTTTTTCCAAACGCCCCAAACGAGCAGACGTGTATTGGTTTTTTCATATCAATAGGGCCAATACGCCCTATACGCTGGATTACGATGTGACCGAACTGGTTGATGATAAGGTGATCAAAAATCGTGCTGAATATAGGCTTCAGGATACAGCCAAAGACGGAACGCTATTTCCAGATCATCATCGATGA
- a CDS encoding sensor histidine kinase — translation MIKQGIISVVSVLVVSFACFFLWGELNYQAVALLLLLTVSVLAMVYDIIPVLLASALSAIIWNYCFIPPRFTLDVGSTADLLMFLSYFFVALLNGVLTAKIKQAERKARDREEKEKTIRLYNTLLNSLSHELRTPISTIIRAIDLMKRDERDLSSAHQQELLEAMEIATLRLNGQVGNLLDMSRLESGNLRLNLDWCDITELIYLTVRKIDRRTSHQISYQETETLPLFKVDSGLLEQVLHVLLDNAVCYTPDGTSVFIQAEPSPTGLSITIKDQGPGFPADKMDKVFEKFYRLPGSKTGGSGLGLSIAKGFVNAHGGEITLVNNKDRGSLFKINLPCEVSYLNQLKNE, via the coding sequence GTGATCAAACAGGGCATAATCAGTGTAGTTAGTGTATTAGTGGTTTCGTTTGCCTGTTTCTTTTTATGGGGCGAATTGAACTATCAAGCCGTTGCGCTGCTATTGCTGCTCACGGTGTCTGTTTTGGCGATGGTCTACGACATTATTCCCGTTTTACTGGCTAGTGCGCTGAGCGCTATTATCTGGAACTACTGTTTTATTCCGCCTCGATTTACACTAGACGTAGGAAGTACAGCAGATTTGCTCATGTTTCTTTCCTACTTCTTCGTCGCTCTATTGAACGGCGTACTGACCGCGAAGATTAAGCAGGCGGAGCGAAAGGCCAGAGACCGCGAGGAAAAAGAAAAAACCATCAGGTTGTACAACACGCTGCTAAATTCGCTCTCGCATGAACTTCGCACACCGATCTCTACGATCATCCGTGCTATAGATTTGATGAAGCGCGACGAGAGAGACCTTTCCAGCGCTCATCAGCAGGAGTTACTTGAAGCGATGGAGATCGCTACCTTACGTCTAAATGGACAAGTTGGCAATCTGTTGGATATGAGTAGGCTAGAGTCGGGCAATTTGCGGTTGAATCTGGATTGGTGTGATATAACCGAGCTCATCTATCTGACAGTACGAAAGATAGATCGGCGTACCAGCCATCAAATCAGCTATCAAGAAACCGAAACACTGCCGCTATTTAAGGTTGATTCCGGCTTGTTAGAGCAGGTTTTGCACGTGCTGCTTGATAATGCGGTTTGTTATACACCAGATGGAACCTCCGTGTTTATTCAAGCAGAGCCTTCGCCAACAGGGTTATCCATTACGATCAAAGACCAGGGGCCTGGATTTCCGGCCGATAAAATGGATAAAGTGTTTGAAAAGTTTTACCGATTGCCAGGCAGCAAAACGGGAGGATCGGGGCTTGGCTTGTCGATTGCCAAAGGATTTGTCAATGCCCATGGAGGAGAAATCACGTTAGTCAATAATAAGGATAGGGGCAGCCTATTTAAAATAAACTTACCCTGCGAAGTGTCCTATTTAAACCAGCTGAAAAATGAATAA
- a CDS encoding FISUMP domain-containing protein, whose protein sequence is MISTFKFRCVSLFFYSLTLSAVLIACSKEREQEQLPADGSTVLEFNTGNVTDIGDGGSTPVETAPETPPEFDQQNQTSTSRTMPGGLSTVGLSDGAQRSTQTKDSVLFREEKEEAGYDVQLSLSKEPLGYAPTPKVITKTSRQKAGNARANSFVAAAMPNGNRYRVLIYDNSDNYVGSIDATSGTGFTPGFPVFQNTTYKWYAYSYNTTTQVPLPENTANPTITTPAGISALLYDSGTLTTVAGSNRINITFEHKLASIALVLDARGMFATINSITASNATAGNLRGGTLNLRTGQYDNTTPNGAATTLSNWTNLATATGDSVKVAYFYTAGTTEIQNFGVALSNFVVNLDDGTTRTFTNRSYTFPQSFTPDLGNRYTATVRLIESAITVAGARWARTNLYYRAADQGYRFRNKPNNIYNTTTNVAAAGEYFNFGAVTNATGATTAQRDICRLARPYGTWRLPTSAEQIALSQVIATTGSPRRVFAQQSDARYGGYIITGSSEYGQNLIAFLGLGRRAQNANTITNYAQSANTSGFFWSSSFTTGSTNARYMRVDINGTSANSFSTSNVTADLSENMTFGMNIRCVRI, encoded by the coding sequence ATGATTTCAACATTTAAATTTAGATGCGTATCCCTATTTTTTTATTCGCTAACACTATCTGCCGTACTTATAGCTTGTTCCAAAGAACGCGAACAGGAGCAATTACCGGCAGACGGCTCCACTGTACTTGAATTTAATACTGGCAACGTCACCGATATTGGCGATGGCGGATCCACACCGGTAGAAACTGCGCCGGAAACACCGCCCGAATTTGATCAGCAAAATCAGACCAGCACGAGCAGAACAATGCCTGGCGGCTTATCTACCGTAGGCCTGTCGGACGGCGCACAACGATCAACCCAAACAAAAGATTCGGTGCTCTTTCGCGAAGAAAAAGAAGAAGCGGGCTACGATGTGCAGCTTAGCCTCAGCAAAGAGCCGCTTGGCTACGCCCCCACGCCTAAGGTAATCACAAAAACATCGAGACAAAAAGCTGGCAACGCACGTGCAAATTCGTTCGTCGCCGCAGCGATGCCCAACGGAAATCGATACCGTGTGCTGATTTATGACAACAGCGACAACTACGTAGGCAGCATCGACGCCACATCGGGCACAGGATTTACACCTGGTTTTCCGGTTTTCCAAAACACAACGTATAAATGGTATGCCTATTCTTACAATACGACCACACAAGTGCCGCTTCCGGAAAATACAGCAAACCCAACCATCACGACGCCCGCCGGCATCAGCGCTTTGTTATATGATTCCGGCACACTAACCACAGTAGCTGGTTCCAACCGCATCAATATCACATTTGAGCATAAATTGGCCAGCATTGCACTAGTGCTTGATGCCAGAGGGATGTTTGCCACCATCAATTCGATAACCGCTTCTAATGCGACAGCGGGAAATTTACGCGGTGGAACGCTCAATCTGCGCACCGGACAATACGACAATACGACACCTAATGGTGCGGCCACAACCTTGAGCAACTGGACAAACTTAGCAACGGCTACGGGTGATTCCGTAAAGGTTGCTTATTTCTATACGGCCGGGACGACAGAAATCCAAAATTTTGGCGTAGCCTTATCAAATTTTGTAGTCAATTTGGACGACGGAACTACGCGTACCTTTACCAACCGTAGCTACACGTTTCCACAAAGCTTCACCCCTGACCTCGGCAACCGCTATACGGCAACCGTGCGGCTGATCGAATCTGCTATTACCGTTGCCGGCGCACGCTGGGCACGCACCAATCTCTACTACCGCGCTGCTGATCAGGGTTACCGCTTCAGAAACAAGCCAAACAATATCTACAATACCACGACGAACGTGGCTGCGGCGGGCGAATACTTTAATTTCGGCGCCGTTACCAATGCCACTGGCGCTACCACCGCACAGCGCGATATTTGCAGACTCGCAAGACCTTATGGAACCTGGCGCCTGCCAACATCGGCAGAACAGATTGCCTTGTCGCAAGTCATTGCGACCACAGGATCTCCACGACGAGTTTTTGCGCAGCAAAGCGATGCTCGCTATGGCGGCTACATCATTACAGGCTCGAGTGAATATGGGCAAAATCTCATTGCTTTTCTTGGCTTAGGCAGAAGAGCGCAAAATGCAAATACGATTACCAACTATGCGCAATCGGCAAACACGTCAGGCTTTTTTTGGTCGTCTTCTTTTACTACGGGCAGCACCAATGCACGCTACATGCGCGTAGATATTAACGGCACCTCGGCCAATAGTTTTTCGACATCCAACGTAACGGCAGACTTGTCAGAGAACATGACTTTCGGAATGAATATCCGCTGCGTTCGTATTTAA
- a CDS encoding DUF1003 domain-containing protein encodes MTAKKVKNAEILKMMEQSDAHSRRLQEIVKKTIEEEQLIVDNLAHPPKEVLSRGQQVSDQVARFGGSWKFIILFTIILAMWILYNSVVNKTDQFDPYPFILMNLLLSCVAALQAPVIMMSQNRQEEKDRLRGENDYLINLKAEVEIRSLHEKLDILLEEQIKELLDAQVAQVKLLKELSVRIEKIEKKQQ; translated from the coding sequence ATGACAGCAAAAAAAGTAAAAAATGCCGAAATCCTGAAAATGATGGAGCAAAGCGATGCGCATAGCCGCAGACTGCAGGAAATTGTTAAGAAGACGATCGAAGAAGAGCAGTTAATTGTCGATAACCTGGCTCATCCACCCAAAGAGGTTCTCTCGCGCGGCCAGCAGGTTTCGGATCAAGTGGCTCGCTTTGGCGGAAGCTGGAAATTCATCATCCTATTTACCATTATTTTGGCCATGTGGATTTTATACAACAGCGTAGTCAATAAAACAGATCAGTTTGATCCGTATCCATTTATCTTAATGAATCTGCTGCTGTCTTGCGTAGCAGCCTTGCAAGCGCCTGTTATCATGATGAGCCAGAATAGACAGGAGGAAAAAGATCGTTTGCGTGGGGAAAACGACTACTTAATTAATCTCAAAGCGGAGGTTGAAATACGCAGTCTCCATGAAAAGCTAGACATTCTATTGGAAGAGCAGATCAAGGAGTTGCTGGATGCGCAGGTTGCTCAGGTCAAGCTGTTAAAGGAATTGTCGGTAAGAATAGAAAAAATAGAAAAAAAACAACAGTAG
- a CDS encoding AcvB/VirJ family lysyl-phosphatidylglycerol hydrolase, translating to MGTKTRTNAILLIVLIMTHIAAFGRQEKQEMLSYGRFGKLTMYHPTGQPGALVLFVSGDGGWQHGVINMARYLAMQGALVAGIDAKIYKTALASQKSGCLYPAADFEQLSMMLQKKYQFKDYQKPLLVGYSYGATLVYGLLAQAPAGTFLGGIALGFSPDLELPRMLCSGSGLSSHAWKAKNTYYLDPVKALTSPLFVLNGVKDEVCDYQATAEFLKGMEQAELVSLPLVGHGFSIADHWLPQFKNTYQKITGMTAVKNKPTNHPWNIQTTLPIYVLPSKESRESKLLFLLSGDGGWTSFDQGLAAAYVKKGFTVIGLDAQKYFWQKRSPEEATSAISNILTQYTRQHPQASISLMGYSFGACVIPFIANRLRGQLKESLKEVILLSPDVSGDFEIHVADMLSFGRGRAPYDVVAEFKKTAGVRRICLFGDTEDATIAQAFKRIGVPVDILPGGHHYNNDFNEIVDRTLNSR from the coding sequence ATGGGAACGAAAACACGCACAAATGCGATTCTCTTAATAGTCCTTATCATGACCCATATTGCCGCTTTCGGTAGGCAAGAAAAGCAGGAAATGCTATCGTATGGTCGTTTTGGGAAATTAACCATGTACCATCCAACTGGTCAACCAGGTGCCTTAGTCTTGTTTGTTTCGGGCGATGGCGGCTGGCAACATGGCGTCATCAATATGGCACGTTACCTGGCCATGCAAGGCGCACTTGTGGCGGGCATTGACGCCAAAATTTATAAAACCGCACTCGCTAGCCAAAAGTCGGGCTGCCTATATCCAGCGGCAGATTTCGAACAACTCAGCATGATGCTGCAAAAAAAATACCAGTTCAAGGATTATCAAAAACCGCTGCTCGTGGGCTACTCCTACGGCGCTACGCTGGTATACGGTTTGTTAGCGCAAGCGCCTGCTGGCACATTTTTGGGCGGCATCGCGCTTGGCTTTTCGCCCGATCTGGAATTACCGCGGATGTTATGTAGCGGAAGCGGCTTGTCTTCGCACGCCTGGAAGGCTAAAAACACGTATTATTTAGATCCCGTAAAAGCACTTACAAGCCCATTATTTGTGCTAAACGGTGTGAAAGATGAGGTATGTGACTATCAAGCTACAGCCGAATTTTTAAAAGGCATGGAACAAGCTGAACTCGTTAGTTTGCCGCTTGTAGGCCATGGGTTTTCTATCGCCGATCATTGGTTGCCACAATTTAAAAATACGTATCAAAAAATAACGGGAATGACCGCTGTGAAAAATAAGCCGACAAATCACCCTTGGAACATACAGACAACGCTGCCGATCTATGTGTTGCCAAGCAAAGAAAGTAGGGAAAGCAAGCTGCTATTTCTACTATCGGGCGATGGCGGCTGGACAAGTTTTGACCAGGGTTTAGCAGCGGCTTATGTAAAAAAAGGGTTTACCGTGATCGGGCTTGACGCCCAAAAATATTTTTGGCAAAAGCGCAGCCCGGAAGAAGCGACGAGCGCCATCAGCAACATATTGACGCAATACACACGGCAACATCCTCAGGCCAGTATTTCCTTGATGGGCTATTCCTTTGGCGCCTGCGTCATCCCGTTTATCGCCAATAGACTGCGCGGGCAATTAAAAGAAAGTTTAAAAGAAGTGATCTTGCTTTCTCCCGACGTGTCTGGAGATTTTGAAATCCACGTAGCCGATATGCTGAGTTTTGGACGCGGACGTGCCCCATACGATGTGGTTGCCGAGTTTAAGAAAACGGCGGGTGTAAGGCGCATATGCCTTTTTGGTGATACCGAGGATGCCACTATAGCGCAAGCCTTTAAACGTATTGGCGTGCCCGTGGATATTTTACCGGGCGGGCATCATTACAATAATGACTTTAATGAAATCGTAGATCGCACGTTAAATTCGCGTTAG
- a CDS encoding response regulator: MNKHHILVIEDEPQIRKLLEINLVENGYRVSHASTGREGLLLAATHLPDLILLDLGLPDMDGQDLIKELRSWYGKAVIVLSVQHSESAIVTALDNGATDYLSKPFRMGELSARIRSAIRQNNGEEPSPVMQLGDLDIDLIGRVVKKEAAIIKLTTTEFNLLALLARNEGRVLTHQYILREIWGVGFQTETQYLRVYVAQLRKKIENDPNSPQHIITESGVGYRFQ, from the coding sequence ATGAATAAGCACCATATACTTGTCATCGAAGACGAGCCGCAGATCAGAAAGCTTTTGGAAATCAACCTGGTGGAAAACGGCTACCGCGTGTCTCATGCCTCAACCGGCAGGGAAGGCCTCTTGCTGGCTGCCACGCATCTGCCGGATCTCATTTTACTGGATCTGGGACTGCCGGATATGGATGGACAGGACCTTATTAAAGAACTACGGAGTTGGTACGGTAAAGCAGTTATTGTACTTTCCGTTCAACATAGTGAGTCAGCGATCGTCACCGCGCTAGACAATGGCGCAACGGATTACCTGTCAAAACCCTTTCGGATGGGAGAATTATCGGCGCGTATCCGGTCGGCAATACGGCAGAACAATGGCGAGGAGCCAAGCCCCGTGATGCAGCTTGGCGATTTGGATATCGATCTAATTGGGCGCGTCGTAAAAAAGGAAGCGGCGATTATTAAACTCACAACAACGGAATTTAATTTACTGGCATTGCTTGCACGAAATGAAGGCAGGGTTCTCACCCATCAATATATCCTGCGTGAGATTTGGGGAGTTGGTTTTCAGACAGAAACGCAGTACCTGCGGGTGTATGTTGCACAGTTGCGAAAAAAAATTGAAAATGATCCGAATAGCCCGCAGCACATTATTACAGAAAGTGGTGTAGGATACCGTTTTCAGTAA
- a CDS encoding phosphatidylglycerol lysyltransferase domain-containing protein: protein MKLHLKANNYYFKEILAFLFLMLAAYFFRKQYSEISDARKVITQAQPLFVVIGLLVTGVYILLQAYMYIFAFKAVQAPIRLAEGLRLFLKRNLVSVFLPGGGVTSLAFFTGEIERGGISKNKIGFASYLFGMAGIASLAFVALPVIIYLSLTKSASSSTWAALIGLCSLIAILAMATYSFVKKGAVYKLLYRISPQFEVLASEIGQGNFQKKSLVYTFVCSIGVEVVGILHLYIAMKALGVPASVESCAAGYIIATLFFAISPFLRGLGAVEISLILVLQSYGMAQVEALSVTLLYRVFEFWLPLLAGVAAFFFVRGNIILRLLPGVLLALLGFVNIISVLTPPFRDRLRLLENFLPLDFIHFSSIAVLILGILLLCCAAFLVRGLRNAWWLALLFASLSLVGNITKGIDYEEASLGLFVIIVLIFTRSNYRLRGDPHLQNFGIQTAVFILLAVIIYGTVGFYFLDKKDFNVDFSIAQSIKSTLRSFILLDPDPEPLTRFGLGFVRSINFLGAVSLALLVYVFIKPFIFHVTPLAQERAQATQLLARFGRTADDYFKAYPDKVYFFSKKTSGFIAYKTAGAFAIVLGEPVCEDDPSVIQGFVEEFERFCMDNGLKTAYYKIAEDRLAIFQSLGKKALPLGQEARLHLPSFSLEGKDRKSLRNVLNALQKKGYATVVHEAPIKEGLLQKLKYVSDDWLNSMERKEIVFSSGMFDWEELKTQKIICIENADEKVVAFLNIIPDYAPAEGTYDLIRKTADAPAGVMDALIVAIITQLQMADKQYLNMGMAAMSGIDKPQGFPEWAMKFAYERLRQFRHYQGLYDFKDKFGPQWETKYLIYENHYDLASLPLVLANVMKP from the coding sequence ATGAAGCTGCACTTAAAAGCCAACAATTATTACTTTAAAGAGATTCTTGCATTTCTCTTTCTTATGCTAGCCGCCTATTTTTTCAGGAAGCAATACAGCGAGATTAGTGATGCCCGAAAGGTCATTACGCAGGCGCAGCCTTTGTTTGTCGTTATTGGTTTACTCGTGACGGGTGTGTACATCTTATTACAAGCCTACATGTACATTTTTGCTTTCAAAGCCGTACAGGCGCCCATACGACTAGCGGAAGGCCTGCGTCTTTTTCTTAAACGCAACCTTGTTAGCGTTTTTCTGCCCGGAGGTGGTGTAACATCACTGGCCTTTTTTACCGGCGAAATTGAGCGTGGCGGGATCAGCAAAAATAAAATTGGATTTGCCTCTTACCTATTTGGCATGGCAGGCATCGCCTCGTTAGCTTTCGTTGCGCTGCCGGTCATCATTTACCTCAGCTTAACGAAAAGCGCATCATCCAGCACCTGGGCGGCACTTATTGGCTTGTGCTCGCTTATCGCGATATTGGCTATGGCTACCTATTCGTTTGTAAAAAAAGGAGCCGTATACAAACTGCTGTATCGCATTAGTCCGCAATTTGAGGTTTTGGCGAGCGAAATCGGTCAGGGTAACTTTCAGAAAAAATCCTTGGTCTATACGTTTGTTTGCTCGATAGGCGTCGAAGTGGTCGGTATACTGCACTTGTATATCGCTATGAAAGCACTTGGCGTGCCGGCTTCGGTAGAAAGCTGCGCTGCCGGATACATTATCGCGACCCTATTTTTTGCTATATCGCCTTTCTTAAGAGGACTAGGCGCGGTAGAAATCTCCTTAATATTGGTTTTGCAATCGTATGGTATGGCGCAGGTAGAAGCCCTGTCCGTCACGCTACTCTATCGTGTTTTTGAATTCTGGCTTCCCCTACTCGCGGGCGTGGCCGCCTTTTTCTTTGTCCGCGGAAACATCATCTTACGGTTGCTGCCCGGGGTTTTGCTGGCTTTGCTCGGCTTTGTCAATATCATTTCGGTACTCACCCCGCCGTTCCGCGATCGGCTACGCCTCTTAGAAAATTTCCTTCCGTTGGATTTCATCCACTTTTCATCGATCGCCGTATTAATTTTAGGCATCTTGTTGCTGTGCTGCGCAGCATTTTTGGTGAGAGGGCTACGTAATGCATGGTGGTTGGCGCTACTTTTCGCGAGCTTAAGTTTAGTCGGCAACATCACCAAAGGTATTGATTATGAAGAAGCCTCATTAGGTTTATTTGTCATCATCGTTTTAATATTTACGCGTAGCAATTATCGGTTAAGGGGCGACCCGCACTTGCAAAATTTTGGCATACAAACCGCTGTTTTTATTTTACTGGCGGTTATAATCTACGGTACGGTAGGATTTTACTTCTTAGATAAAAAGGATTTTAACGTCGACTTTTCTATCGCGCAATCGATAAAGAGCACCCTACGCAGTTTCATTTTGCTAGACCCCGATCCGGAGCCGCTAACCCGTTTTGGGTTAGGTTTCGTGCGATCAATCAACTTTTTAGGCGCTGTTTCGCTGGCGTTATTGGTCTACGTATTTATCAAGCCCTTTATTTTTCACGTTACACCTTTGGCGCAGGAGCGTGCACAAGCAACACAATTGCTGGCGCGCTTCGGCCGCACAGCCGACGATTATTTTAAAGCTTACCCAGACAAGGTCTACTTTTTCAGCAAAAAAACGAGCGGATTTATCGCCTATAAAACGGCTGGTGCTTTTGCCATTGTGCTTGGCGAGCCCGTTTGTGAAGACGATCCATCGGTAATCCAAGGATTTGTCGAAGAGTTTGAGCGTTTTTGTATGGATAATGGGCTGAAAACCGCTTATTACAAAATAGCAGAGGACAGGTTAGCTATCTTTCAGTCTTTAGGAAAAAAAGCCTTGCCGCTAGGCCAAGAAGCGCGCCTGCACCTTCCTTCGTTTTCCCTCGAGGGAAAGGATCGAAAGTCACTGCGCAACGTGCTCAATGCGTTGCAGAAAAAAGGGTATGCAACGGTCGTACATGAAGCGCCTATAAAAGAAGGCTTGCTGCAAAAATTGAAATATGTGTCGGATGATTGGTTAAACAGCATGGAGCGAAAAGAGATCGTTTTTTCATCGGGCATGTTTGATTGGGAAGAACTGAAAACGCAAAAAATTATCTGCATCGAAAATGCGGATGAAAAAGTCGTCGCCTTTTTAAATATCATTCCAGACTATGCCCCTGCTGAGGGAACGTATGACCTGATCAGGAAAACGGCCGACGCACCTGCCGGTGTGATGGATGCCTTGATCGTAGCCATCATTACGCAGTTGCAGATGGCCGACAAGCAGTATCTCAACATGGGTATGGCCGCTATGTCTGGTATCGACAAGCCGCAAGGCTTTCCAGAATGGGCCATGAAATTTGCATACGAACGCTTAAGACAATTCCGACATTACCAGGGACTTTACGATTTTAAGGACAAATTTGGTCCGCAGTGGGAAACCAAATACTTAATCTACGAAAACCACTATGATCTTGCGAGCCTGCCTTTGGTCTTAGCGAACGTGATGAAGCCATAA